In Cryptomeria japonica chromosome 10, Sugi_1.0, whole genome shotgun sequence, a genomic segment contains:
- the LOC131045496 gene encoding anthocyanidin 5,3-O-glucosyltransferase: MQKMGTQKAHIAMFPSWGTGHLIPFMEFAKRMAADHSFTVTFITSSFMLSRPQISQLRCLASSGLDIRVLEFPSPEEDTEEEKTHSEGGHLFKMFQLVEKSKVPLQDLLRTLKDDICAFITDLFCTVMIEPSTALHIPAYVLLTTAASNLCLMLYHPTLHAQTTSSLCDMDRPVDIPGLPSMPTRYFPDPMQRRTEPIYHLFLRHSHRLCNADGILINTFHDLESGSIRALIDRKRELFPDEIEKGPEIYPVGPLIRASDSEPNESGSGCLEWLDRQPVASVIFVSFGSMGFLSAEQTRELALGLEASGERFLWVLRKPEAQPDSEILPAGFEERIRDRGVVWRSWAPQIRLLSHQSIGGFVCHCGWNSVLESVSCGVPLVAWPLGAEQWTSAFFLVKESGMAIEPQWAPGWSVSKEEVQRVARELIRGESGRAVRARAAELKESARKAWADGGRSTEVLSVLASQWKSNR, encoded by the coding sequence ATGCAGAAAATGGGAACCCAAAAGGCGCACATAGCGATGTTTCCCTCATGGGGAACGGGGCATCTGATTCCCTTTATGGAATTCGCCAAGCGAATGGCAGCGGATCACTCCTTCACTGTAACCTTCATCACCTCTTCCTTCATGCTCTCCCGGCCCCAAATTTCTCAACTCCGCTGCTTGGCGTCTTCCGGTCTGGACATCCGGGTCCTGGAATTCCCTTCTCCGGAGGAGGATACAGAGGAGGAGAAAACCCATTCTGAGGGTGGGCACTTATTTAAAATGTTCCAGCTAGTCGAAAAATCCAAAGTCCCCCTCCAGGATCTCCTCCGGACTCTCAAAGACGACATATGTGCCTTCATCACCGACCTCTTCTGCACCGTCATGATCGAACCCAGTACTGCCCTGCACATTCCAGCTTATGTTTTATTAACCACAGCTGCCTCAAATCTCTGCCTGATGTTGTACCATCCGACTCTCCATGCCCAAACCACGAGCTCCCTCTGTGACATGGACAGACCCGTCGACATTCCGGGTCTGCCCTCAATGCCGACCCGGTACTTCCCGGACCCGATGCAGAGAAGAACAGAACCGATTTACCATCTCTTCCTTCGCCATTCACATCGCCTCTGCAACGCCGACGGGATACTGATAAACACTTTCCATGATCTCGAGAGCGGCAGCATTCGAGCTCTGATCGACCGGAAGCGAGAGCTCTTCCCGGACGAAATCGAAAAGGGTCCCGAGATTTACCCCGTGGGTCCGTTGATTAGGGCATCGGATTCGGAACCCAACGAGAGCGGTTCAGGGTGTCTGGAGTGGCTGGACCGACAGCCAGTGGCGTCGGTGATCTTTGTGTCGTTCGGGAGCATGGGGTTTCTGTCGGCGGAGCAGACCAGAGAGCTGGCGTTGGGATTGGAGGCTAGTGGGGAACGATTTTTATGGGTTCTGCGGAAGCCAGAGGCGCAACCCGACTCGGAGATCCTTCCGGCCGGATTTGAGGAGCGGATTCGGGATAGAGGTGTGGTGTGGAGGTCGTGGGCGCCGCAGATACGGCTGCTCTCGCACCAGTCGATCGGGGGTTTTGTGTGCCACTGCGGGTGGAATTCTGTGTTGGAGAGTGTTTCGTGTGGGGTTCCATTGGTCGCTTGGCCTCTTGGGGCGGAGCAGTGGACAAGTGCTTTTTTCCTGGTGAAAGAAAGTGGGATGGCCATTGAACCGCAGTGGGCGCCCGGTTGGTCTGTGAGCAAGGAGGAAGTGCAGAGAGTAGCGAGGGAGCTCATACGAGGGGAGAGCGGACGTGCTGTGAGGGCCAGGGCGGCGGAATTGAAGGAGAGTGCCAGGAAGGCCTGGGCTGATGGGGGACGTTCCACAGAGGTTCTGTCTGTACTGGCCAGTCAATGGAAGAGTAACAGATGA